The genomic region GAAATCCCAAGCCGGAGGATTTCGGCTCCTGCAAGGGTTACAATCGCGAGGTAGTCGCCATCTAATCGGACGCTTGTGGCACCGATGAGTACGCCCGCTACTCCAGCAAGGACTGTTGCAGTTATCATTCCGACAGCGATTGGAAAGTCAAACCCAATGATCCGGTTGGCAAGCAAGCCAGAATCGGAGGCCGGTGTCGTCAAAATAGCAGATGTGTATGCACCAATCGCAAAAAATCCTGCATGAGCAAAATTCAATAAGCCAGTGTCACCCCAGTGCATATTCATCCCGATAGCCAGGATTGAATAAATGCCTGCGATATTGGCAACAAGGACAAGAAGTTGAAGCGAAACAAGTCCCATTTTTATCTTACACCTACGGACGTTATACAACTGTGTTGGATATGTGCTACTGAATTCATCATTCTGTTAGTAAATATAAATCAGACGTCAATACAGGTGGTCTCTCGCGGATTTAGTAGACGTCCTGTAATACCGACGCTTCGTATGTCGTCACTGGATTCCACTCGCCATCCTGTGCTTGGACAACATTAAATGGTCCAACGACATTTCCATTCTCATCAAAGTTCTGTGGGTTCGATGCCCCAGTGTAATTTATTTCATCGCCGTTATCCAGCGCTTCCTTCCCCTCGGCAAATGTCGTCACCTCTGTACCTGGTGGTGTTGCGATTTTTGGTAGGTGTTCTGGAATGACACTACGAGACACTTCTCCGGCTGACTGGAACGCCAATGCAAATAGATTTGCAGCGTCATATGCTGCTGCAGAGAATGTTCCCGGCGGTTCGCCGTGCATCTCCTCAAAGGATGCCGCAAACTGATCATTTGCAGGGCCTGCGGCAGGTGCTTGCCCAATCATTCCTTCCATAACATCAGCACCGGTTGTCTCGATGAAACCTTGTGTGAGGACGTCATTTCCAAGTGCGAGATTAAAGTCCTCTTTCGCCCCTAGCTCATCATAATTCTTCATGAATAATCCACTCACCTCGGTTGCAGCAGTCATCTGAACGAAATCTACGTCCATCTGCTGAAGTTCTTGGATCTCGCTCCGGTAATCACTCGCATTTATTGGAAGCGGAACCTCACCAACAATCGATCCACCAAGAGATTTGAATGCTTCTCCAACCGATGCGGAGAAACTCTGTGAGCCTTTATCATTCTTGTACGCGAGTGCCATCTTTTCATGATTGAGGTCTTCATATGCGTACTTCCCTGCAGCAGCACCACCAACAGCGTCGCTTGGAACTGAGCGCCACAACCACTCACCTCCGGTGTCATCAAGTTGGATGGTTCCTGCCATGACGGTATTGACTGGCACTTCGTTGTTTTGTATTGGCTGGATAAGATTCGGCATAACCGAACTTGAAGGACCGATTACCGCTGGAACGCCTGCCGAGTCAAGTGTCTGAAGACCGCTCAATGCCTGTTGTGGATCGGTGGCTGAGTCCTGTTCATTCGCCTCAAGAGACATTCCACCGAGAATCCCAGCCTCCTCTATCTCAGAGAACGCAAGATTATATGCTGGCTTTGTGTTCGATGCAATCCAGTCAAATCCACCAGTGAACGGTTGCAAAGCACCGATAGTGAGTGTTCCGCCATCACCACCCATCGTTCCGCCGTCAGTAGCCTCGCTATCGCCGTCACCACTGCCGCTTTCAGTTTCGCTGGCTGCGTCGTCACCACCACTGCCACCACCGCTACCACTACACCCCGCAAGAAGCACTGTCCCTGCTGCGCCAAGTCCCTTCAGGTATGTTCGTCGGTTAGCTATACGTTGCTTTTTGTCTGCACCTTCGCTCGGCATAATCTTTTAAATTCATGATTTAACATTATACTTTATGGTTTGCGGATTTAACTGTATTCCATCTGATATTTTTGGGAATTAGCTGATTTGAGGCGCTAAGCCCCCTTCCTCAACGTCCGAACAGAGTGAGGGCGTGAGGAGGGGATACAGCGCCGCATAGTTTGGTTGCGCGTTCATCCGTACATTTACTACCCACACGGTTGAATCTGGTAGTGCGATGCTCACCACGTCTCTAACGGTAACGGTGCTCAAGCGGAATAAGAAGCGCGCACCGTCGGTTGTGGCCGAGTGTCCATCTCATCTGGTAGGAGTGTGACACTCCGAACTGCCTGTGAAGGGAAATCGCCTGCGGAGTCTGGAACCGCTGTGTCCACGTCGGGGACAAGTTCCGACATGGAAGCAGGAAGCCCTGTCCTCACCAAGCGAGGAGCGGGGAGCCCCGAGCGCGGTAGGGCAGGGTAGTTCACGCGCTAACTTTTTTTGAGCAACACAGGGAACAAAGCAATCGAGTAGCAAAGTAGGGCGGTGATACAGTCGTAGCCGTATATTCGTTGTAACCAAAGCGTTCAAATTTAGATGTAATTAGTTAGCACATATTGATCGAGGAAGGATTCCAGTACACTGCTGAGAGTGCGTGGGCGGTTCAACCCTGTTGGGGAGCGTACAAGCACATAGACTCACTCAAGAATATACCATGCCCCTAATTACGACTAATTATAAAGAACAAGGAGAACACCCGCGTAGCACGGTGACGTGGAAGCAGAAGGGAATTCGTCACGACACCAACAACGGGCGAGTGCGTCTCTCGAAAGGTGCGAATGATAAGGAACACCCCCAAGCATGGGAATACATCCTTGTCGAATACGAAACGCGTCCCGGCGTCACAGTCGAGAATCTGCAATAGGTTCGCGCTATCTACGACGAGGCGAAAGGGCGCTGGGAACTGCAGTTAGTATGTAAACACGAAGTGGAGACACCCGACACCCCAGGTG from Haloquadratum walsbyi C23 harbors:
- a CDS encoding ABC transporter substrate-binding protein, translated to MPSEGADKKQRIANRRTYLKGLGAAGTVLLAGCSGSGGGSGGDDAASETESGSGDGDSEATDGGTMGGDGGTLTIGALQPFTGGFDWIASNTKPAYNLAFSEIEEAGILGGMSLEANEQDSATDPQQALSGLQTLDSAGVPAVIGPSSSVMPNLIQPIQNNEVPVNTVMAGTIQLDDTGGEWLWRSVPSDAVGGAAAGKYAYEDLNHEKMALAYKNDKGSQSFSASVGEAFKSLGGSIVGEVPLPINASDYRSEIQELQQMDVDFVQMTAATEVSGLFMKNYDELGAKEDFNLALGNDVLTQGFIETTGADVMEGMIGQAPAAGPANDQFAASFEEMHGEPPGTFSAAAYDAANLFALAFQSAGEVSRSVIPEHLPKIATPPGTEVTTFAEGKEALDNGDEINYTGASNPQNFDENGNVVGPFNVVQAQDGEWNPVTTYEASVLQDVY